From one Phocoena sinus isolate mPhoSin1 chromosome 6, mPhoSin1.pri, whole genome shotgun sequence genomic stretch:
- the HAUS6 gene encoding LOW QUALITY PROTEIN: HAUS augmin-like complex subunit 6 (The sequence of the model RefSeq protein was modified relative to this genomic sequence to represent the inferred CDS: inserted 1 base in 1 codon), which yields MSSAWVLSFEKEHLWMYLQALGFEPGSATVAGGKIVSHTHLGVNMFDKXNRDAFQIVSYFLFQTLDQSLTKEVFKLCWPPFDQKSDTEFRKHCCEWLKKISAECGSSFPQVVGSLFLSPGGPKFIHLMYHFARFVAINYIKTHSKNSSVHFTETFNIKPQDLHKCIARCHVARNRFLQILQREDYVTRKYQENAQLSVKQIQNLRSECIGQQNEIKKMEPYDDQSNIQEKIQKVRSLWASVNETLMVLEKEREVVSSVLSVVNQYTLDGTNVAINIPRLLLDKIEKQMCQLHIGNVYEAGKLNLLTVIQLLNEVLKVMKYEHCQANQARLTIDLHFLEKETKVQRERLSDLKHMRYKIKEDLSTIKHSIVEKQEEWHKNWKEFLGLSPFSLIKGWTPAVDLLPPMSPLSFDPASEEAYEKSILLQYPASLPDTCKQHTQENDCRRASDILETKCDLANSPASFLLQPISPSDRNSVTLLEKDTKLTTPREKNETVSKKTPEFEAEDSSSSNIAKSSAFGGSLPAKKNDPFQKEQDHLVEEVARAVLSDSPQPSKGKEVILEELIDSLASNPFLTRNQIPRTPENLISEIRSSWRKAVKIEDNRSAEPIQMDTEHREVLPESLPVVHNQKELNVDSFFSATTVSDSSHSHLPEEKVVSDCLKCVLQKPVVTSCIGEPTTQNVSDLLNKDIICKQDLECTALQNKFLETSQIETFSPAVGNRRDVIGSSEEEYIKISDHSKASYKDLSMHKSMLWNSFQISSGISSSFKDSDFGILHETLPEEVGHLSLNSSSSTEANFKLEPNSPMHSGIFPEGAVGGRQNTPESDINLQAAWSGYEALKKSVPKQREEICLSNPETLERHKPELSLTSQYMQTDDTLNFWGTHDMHIDCTKPSSRMSLGERKRSLSPLIKFSPVEQRLRTTIPCSLGERLPNLTVNFAEEEILNKSLDAKESPSDLKDEVVAQST from the exons GAACATGTTTGACA TGAACCGTGATGCCTTTCAGatagtttcttattttttgtttcaaaCGCTTGACCAGTCTCTCACTAAAGAAGTTTTCAA actttgttGGCCTCCATTTGACCAAAAAAGTGATACTGAATTCCGAAAACATTGCTGTGAATGGTTAAAAAAGATTTCT gCTGAATGTGGAAGTAGCTTCCCTCAAGTTGTTGGTTCACTATTTCTTTCTCCTGGTGGTCCTAAGTTTATTCATCTGATGTATCACTTTGCAAGATTTGTtgcaataaattatataaaaacccATTCTAAAA ATTCTTCTGTACATTTTACAGAGACATTTAACATAAAGCCACAAGATTTGCACAAGTGCATTGCCAGATGCCATGTAGCACGTAACAGATTTTTACAAATTTTGCAAAGAGAAGATTATGTTACCCGAAAATACCAGGAAAATGCACA attaTCAGTTAAACAAATACAGAATTTGAGATCAGAATGTATAGGACAGCAAAACGAGATAAAAAA aATGGAACCCTATGATGACCAAAGTAATATACAAGAGAAAATTCAAAAG GTTCGGTCTTTGTGGGCTTCAGTGAATGAAACACTCATGGTtttggaaaaagagagagaagttgtTAGTTCAGTCCTTAGTGTTGTTAACCAGTATACTTTAGATGGAACTAATGTTGCTATCAATATTCCAAGGCTCTTACTTGACAAAATTGAGAAACAAATGTGTCAG ctgcacATAGGAAATGTTTATGAGGCTGGAAAATTGAATCTCTTAACAGTTATTCAGTTATTAAATGAAGTCTTGAAAGTAATGAAATATGAACATTGTCAGGCTAACCAAGCAAGACTGACAATAGACCTTCACTTCCTTGAAAAAGAGACCAAAGTTCAGAGAGAAAGATTGTCAGATCTGAAGCATATGAG gtataaaataaaagaagatctCTCAACTATAAAACATTCTATTGTTGAAAAACAAGAAGAATGgcataaaaattggaaagaatttCTCGGCCTGTCTCCTTTCAGTCTAATAAAAGGTTGGACTCCA GCTGTGGATCTTTTACCACCTATGTCTCCCCTTTCGTTTGATCCTGCCTCAGAAGAAGCATATGAGAAGAGTATTCTTTTGCAGTACCCTGCTTCACTTCCAG ATACATGTAAGCAACATACCCAGGAAAATGATTGCAGAAGGGCAAGTGATATACTGGAAACTAAATGTGATCTAGCCAACAG ccctGCTTCTTTCCTGTTGCAGCCCATTTCACCATCAGATAGAAACAGTGTTACACTACTTGaaaag GACACGAAGTTGACGACTcctagagagaaaaatgaaacagtttcTAAGAAAACACCAGAATTTGAAGCGGAAGACTCTTCATCATCAAATATTGCAAAGAGTAGTGCATTTGGAGGGTCTCTGCCAGCTAAAAAAAATGATCCATTCCAAAAAGAGCAAGATCATCTGGTAGAAGAG gtTGCAAGGGCAGTTTTATCTGATTCACCACAGCCTtctaaaggaaaagaagtaatatTAGAGGAACTAATTGACTCTCTAGCTTCCAACCCATTCTTAACAAGGAATCAAATTCCCCGAACTCCAGAAAACTTGA TAAGTGAAATTAGGAGCTCTTGGAGAAAAGCTGTTAAAATAGAAGATAACAGAAGTGCAGAACCAATTCAAATGGATACTGAACATAGAGAAGTATTGCCAGAATCCTTACCTGTGGTGCATAATCAAAAAGAGCTTAATGTGGACAGTTTTTTCTCAGCAACCACTGTGTCCGATTCTAGCCATTCTCATTTGCCTGAAGAGAAAGTTGTTTCAGATTGCCTCAAGTGTGTGCTTCAGAAACCTGTGGTAACCAGTTGCATAGGTGAACCAACAACACAGAATGTGTCAGATTTGTTAAATAAGGACATAATTTGTAAGCAAGATTTGGAATGTACAGCTTTACAGAACAAGTTTTTAGAAACTAGCCAAATAGAGACATTCTCCCCTGCTGTAGGCAATAGGAGAGATGTGATAGGTAGCAGTGAAGAAGAGTATATTAAAATATCAGACCACTCGAAAGCTTCTTACAAAGATCTTTCCATGCATAAAAGTATGTTATGGAACTCTTTTCAGATATCAAGTGGAATTAGTTCCAGTTTTAAAGATAGTGATTTTGGCATATTACATGAAACTCTTCCAGAAGAAGTTGGTCACTTAAGTCTTAATAGCTCCAGTAGTACAGAGGCCAATTTTAAACTGGAACCAAATAGTCCTATGCACAGTGGCATTTTCCCAGAAGGTGCTGTGGGAGGAAGACAGAATACTCCAGAATCAGATATTAATTTACAGGCTGCTTGGAGTGGATATGAGGCTCTGAAGAAATCTGTGCCCAAGCAAAGGGAAGAAATTTGCCTCTCTAATCCTGAAACacttgaaagacacaaaccagAATTGAGCCTTACTTCCCAATACATGCAAACTGATGATACGCTTAACTTTTGGGGCACTCATGATATGCACATTGACTGTACAAAACCATCTTCACGCATGTCCCTTGGTGAAAGAAAACGGTCTCTTTCACCACTAATTAAGTTTTCTCCAGTGGAACAAAGATTGAGGACCACAATACCATGTAGTCTTGGAGAACGTCTACCTAATTTAACAG tcAATTTTGCAGAAGAAGAAATCTTGAATAAGAGCCTTGATGCCAAAGAATCTCCATCCGACTTGAAAGATGAAGTAGTAGCCCAGTCAACTTAA